A genomic segment from Flavobacterium sp. 9R encodes:
- a CDS encoding nucleotidyltransferase domain-containing protein: protein MKTYVNSEIRKISKQYSNYDFYLFGSFIENDIRYSDIDVLIIYDTMEQISSVRSDFKKIDTFEIFDLMFLSIDEEKEIKFVEKVKAVRI, encoded by the coding sequence ATGAAAACATATGTAAATTCAGAGATAAGAAAAATTTCGAAACAATATTCTAATTATGATTTTTACCTTTTTGGTTCTTTCATTGAGAATGATATCCGATATAGCGATATAGATGTTTTGATAATATACGATACTATGGAACAGATAAGTTCGGTACGATCTGATTTTAAAAAAATAGATACTTTTGAAATTTTTGATTTAATGTTTTTGAGTATTGACGAAGAGAAAGAAATTAAATTTGTCGAGAAAGTAAAAGCTGTTAGGATATAA
- a CDS encoding CorA family divalent cation transporter: MTPPTLTKIQFDNFVWIDICQPNKENLDKIAQEYQLDYFQIKDSLERGHLPKFEKQPNYNFLILRAFTPRMASKATTINELSHKIAFFYNGHKIITIHRSPFAFLETVKKDHKTPEEILIYLIHKMVETYQVPLNDLDEKIIQIEKTIFLQDYSKISLEELYFLKAQTRITKKLLQIFQNVIHQLEVSESSKTALQDIKDKLLSLLLNYDEVLENANNLLNTYLSVNAQKSNDVMKLLTIFSAFFLPLTFIAGIYGMNFENMPELQWPLGYFMTLGVMVVIALVIYFWFKRKRIL; the protein is encoded by the coding sequence ATGACACCACCAACCCTCACAAAAATACAATTCGACAACTTTGTTTGGATAGACATTTGCCAACCCAACAAAGAAAATCTAGATAAAATCGCCCAAGAATACCAGTTGGATTATTTTCAAATTAAAGACAGTTTGGAGCGAGGCCACTTGCCCAAATTTGAAAAACAGCCCAATTATAATTTTTTAATTCTGAGGGCTTTTACGCCGAGAATGGCCAGTAAAGCGACAACCATCAATGAATTATCGCATAAAATTGCCTTTTTTTACAACGGACACAAAATCATCACGATTCATCGCAGTCCGTTTGCGTTTTTGGAAACGGTAAAAAAAGACCACAAAACACCCGAAGAGATTTTGATTTATCTCATCCACAAAATGGTAGAAACTTATCAAGTGCCTTTGAATGACTTAGACGAAAAAATCATTCAAATCGAAAAGACGATTTTCCTGCAAGATTATTCTAAAATCTCCTTAGAAGAACTGTATTTTTTGAAAGCGCAAACCCGTATCACCAAAAAACTATTGCAGATTTTTCAAAATGTCATTCACCAACTCGAAGTGAGCGAGTCTTCAAAAACCGCTTTGCAAGACATCAAAGACAAGCTGCTGAGTTTGCTGCTCAATTATGACGAAGTGCTTGAAAATGCGAACAATTTACTGAATACCTATCTTTCGGTCAACGCACAAAAAAGCAATGATGTAATGAAGTTATTGACCATCTTTTCGGCTTTCTTTTTACCCTTAACATTTATTGCAGGTATCTACGGAATGAACTTTGAAAATATGCCCGAACTTCAATGGCCTTTGGGTTATTTTATGACCTTGGGCGTGATGGTCGTTATTGCTTTGGTTATCTATTTTTGGTTCAAAAGAAAACGCATTCTTTGA
- the hisS gene encoding histidine--tRNA ligase has translation MASKPSIPKGTRDFSPAEVAKRQYIIQTIKSNFEKFGFQPIETPSFENSDTLMGKYGEEGDRLIFKILNSGDYLSKANATHLENKDSLKLTASISEKALRYDLTVPFARYVVQHQSEIEFPFKRYQIQPVWRADRPQKGRFREFFQCDADVVGSKSLWQEVELVQLYDTVFTALGLEGVTIKINNRKILSGIAEVIGASDKLIDFTVALDKLDKIGEDGVKKEMIEKGISEEAIAKVQPLFSFTGTIAEKINQLSQLLSVSVEGMKGVEELQFICEKVTQLGLATAQLDLDVTLARGLNYYTGAIFEIAPPKTVAMGSIGGGGRYDDLTGIFGLKNMSGVGISFGLDRIYLVIEELGLFPDTVAATSKALFVNYGETEAFAAMQTIQKLRAEGIKVELYPDAVKMGKQLQYADKRGIPFAVIIGTQELESSTFSVKNLVSGEQVVLDYESLKSYLS, from the coding sequence ATGGCTTCAAAACCCAGTATACCCAAAGGAACGCGCGATTTTTCGCCAGCCGAAGTGGCCAAAAGACAGTACATTATTCAAACGATAAAAAGCAACTTTGAAAAATTTGGCTTTCAACCTATAGAGACTCCATCCTTCGAGAATTCAGATACTTTGATGGGAAAATATGGTGAAGAAGGCGACCGCTTGATTTTTAAAATCTTGAATTCGGGAGATTATTTGTCAAAAGCCAATGCGACGCATTTAGAAAACAAAGACAGTTTAAAATTGACCGCGAGTATTTCTGAGAAAGCTTTGCGTTATGATTTGACTGTTCCTTTTGCACGTTACGTGGTACAACATCAAAGTGAAATTGAGTTTCCGTTCAAACGCTATCAAATTCAGCCCGTGTGGCGCGCTGATCGTCCGCAAAAAGGTCGCTTTAGAGAATTTTTTCAATGCGATGCTGATGTGGTTGGTTCCAAATCGTTGTGGCAAGAAGTGGAGTTGGTACAATTGTATGACACCGTTTTTACGGCTTTAGGATTAGAAGGTGTGACCATCAAAATCAATAATCGTAAAATTTTATCTGGAATTGCTGAGGTGATTGGCGCTTCGGATAAGCTGATTGATTTTACAGTTGCATTGGATAAACTGGATAAAATTGGCGAAGACGGTGTGAAGAAAGAAATGATTGAAAAAGGCATTTCTGAAGAAGCGATTGCTAAAGTGCAACCGTTGTTTAGTTTTACAGGAACGATTGCTGAGAAAATCAACCAACTATCACAATTGCTTTCTGTTTCAGTAGAAGGGATGAAAGGTGTTGAAGAATTGCAATTCATTTGCGAAAAAGTAACCCAACTCGGACTTGCAACTGCACAGTTAGATTTGGACGTGACTTTGGCAAGAGGATTGAATTATTATACAGGAGCTATTTTTGAAATTGCCCCACCTAAAACTGTTGCTATGGGCTCCATTGGCGGCGGAGGAAGATATGACGACTTAACTGGTATTTTTGGTTTAAAAAATATGAGTGGTGTGGGGATTTCTTTCGGCTTGGACCGTATTTATTTGGTAATCGAAGAATTGGGATTGTTCCCAGATACGGTTGCCGCTACTTCAAAAGCGTTGTTTGTGAACTACGGCGAAACAGAAGCTTTTGCTGCGATGCAAACCATTCAAAAACTTAGAGCAGAAGGCATTAAAGTAGAATTGTATCCTGATGCTGTCAAAATGGGCAAACAATTGCAATATGCTGACAAAAGAGGCATTCCGTTTGCAGTGATTATAGGGACACAAGAATTAGAATCGAGTACTTTTTCAGTTAAAAATTTAGTTTCTGGAGAACAAGTAGTTCTTGATTATGAGTCTCTTAAGTCCTATTTGTCATAA
- a CDS encoding nucleotide exchange factor GrpE — MFKKFFKNKSNMTTENTEFDQEIDDATLENNANGEQLIIEELSVEEQLAQDLAKEKDKFLRLFAEFENYKRRTTKERIELFKTASQEVLLALLPVLDDFDRAMVEINKSEDELLAKGVELIHEKLKGTLVTKGLEVVDVKAGDAFDADFAEAITQIPAPSDDLKGKIVDVLEKGYKLGDKIIRFPKVVIGQ; from the coding sequence ATGTTTAAAAAATTTTTTAAAAATAAAAGCAATATGACTACTGAAAATACAGAGTTCGATCAAGAAATAGATGATGCAACGTTAGAGAATAATGCAAATGGAGAGCAACTAATCATTGAAGAATTAAGTGTTGAGGAACAATTAGCACAAGATTTAGCCAAAGAAAAAGATAAATTCTTGCGCTTATTCGCTGAATTTGAAAATTACAAAAGACGTACGACAAAAGAGCGTATTGAGTTATTCAAAACAGCGAGTCAAGAAGTTTTATTGGCTTTGTTACCTGTTTTGGACGATTTTGATCGTGCAATGGTTGAAATCAACAAATCTGAGGATGAATTATTAGCTAAAGGTGTGGAATTGATTCACGAAAAGCTAAAAGGAACTTTGGTAACCAAAGGATTAGAAGTAGTTGACGTAAAAGCTGGAGATGCATTTGATGCTGATTTTGCAGAAGCGATCACTCAAATTCCTGCGCCATCAGACGACTTGAAAGGTAAAATTGTAGACGTATTGGAGAAAGGATACAAATTAGGCGATAAAATTATTCGTTTCCCAAAAGTGGTAATTGGACAATAA
- the dnaJ gene encoding molecular chaperone DnaJ, whose product MKKDFYEILGISKSASDAEIKKAYRKKALEFHPDKNPDNPAAEEQFKLAAEAYEVLSDPQKKAKYDQYGHQAFDGAGGFGGGHGGMNMDDIFSQFGDIFGGGFGGFGGGGGGPRRAKGSNMRIKVKLTLEEIANGVEKKVKVKRKVQAPGVSYKTCSTCNGQGQVMRVTNTILGRMQSASTCPSCGGSGQILDKKPNNADAQGMILEDETVSIKIPAGVVDGMQLKVSGKGNDAPGNSIPGDLIVAIEELEHEFLKREGENLHYDLYISFAEAVLGISKDIEAVNGKVRIKLEEGIQSGKILRLKGKGIPSINGYGSGDLLVHVNVWTPKTLNKEQKQFFENALNDDNFTPHPEKSDKSFFEKVKDMFS is encoded by the coding sequence ATGAAAAAAGATTTTTACGAAATATTAGGGATATCTAAGAGTGCTTCGGATGCTGAAATCAAAAAAGCGTACCGAAAAAAAGCATTAGAGTTCCATCCTGACAAAAACCCTGACAATCCTGCAGCCGAAGAGCAATTCAAATTGGCTGCCGAAGCCTATGAAGTGTTAAGCGATCCGCAAAAGAAAGCCAAGTATGATCAGTATGGTCATCAAGCTTTTGATGGAGCTGGCGGATTCGGTGGTGGTCACGGCGGTATGAATATGGATGATATTTTTAGTCAATTCGGAGATATTTTCGGAGGTGGCTTTGGTGGTTTCGGAGGCGGAGGCGGAGGTCCTCGTCGTGCCAAAGGAAGCAATATGCGAATTAAAGTCAAATTGACATTAGAAGAAATTGCCAATGGTGTTGAGAAAAAAGTAAAAGTTAAGCGTAAGGTGCAAGCACCTGGCGTTTCCTATAAAACCTGTTCTACTTGTAATGGTCAAGGTCAAGTGATGCGTGTGACCAATACTATTTTGGGACGTATGCAATCGGCGTCTACTTGTCCGTCTTGTGGAGGTTCAGGACAAATCTTGGATAAAAAACCAAACAATGCCGATGCGCAAGGAATGATTTTAGAAGACGAAACAGTTTCGATCAAAATTCCAGCAGGTGTAGTTGACGGTATGCAATTGAAAGTTTCTGGAAAAGGAAATGATGCTCCTGGGAATAGTATTCCTGGCGATTTGATTGTAGCGATTGAAGAGTTAGAGCACGAGTTCTTGAAACGTGAAGGAGAGAACTTACACTACGATTTGTACATCAGTTTTGCTGAAGCGGTTTTGGGTATTTCTAAAGATATTGAAGCGGTGAATGGAAAAGTGCGTATCAAATTAGAAGAAGGTATTCAATCTGGGAAAATATTGCGTTTGAAAGGAAAAGGAATTCCAAGTATCAATGGTTACGGAAGTGGCGATTTATTAGTTCACGTGAATGTTTGGACGCCAAAAACATTGAACAAAGAACAAAAACAATTCTTTGAAAATGCGTTGAACGACGATAATTTCACGCCGCATCCTGAAAAATCAGACAAATCATTCTTTGAGAAAGTTAAAGATATGTTTTCTTAA
- a CDS encoding ABC transporter ATP-binding protein, which yields MSSILEVKNVVKQYGDYVALNSVSLTIPKGSIYGLLGPNGAGKTSLIRIINQITLPDSGEVLLDGEKLQPHHIQQIGYLPEERGLYKSMKVGEQCLYLAQLKGLSKKEAKIQLDYWFEKLDIKGWWNKKIEELSKGMAQKIQFVVCVLHQPKLLIFDEPFSGFDPVNANIIKDEILGLKEKGTTIIFSTHRMESVEELCDHIALIHKSNKLIEGKLEEVKRQYRSNSFEVGILTDNVEGLMYDLTQKFTVGPANFKSLNQELKLEIQLGTGTPNELLQVLTQRGQVTHFVEKIPSVNDIFIKTVTE from the coding sequence ATGAGTAGTATTCTCGAGGTAAAAAATGTAGTGAAGCAATATGGCGATTATGTTGCCCTTAATTCCGTTTCGCTTACGATACCCAAAGGCAGTATTTATGGTTTATTAGGACCTAATGGTGCCGGAAAAACCTCTTTAATTCGTATCATCAATCAGATTACGTTGCCCGATAGTGGCGAAGTGCTTTTGGATGGCGAAAAATTACAACCCCATCACATTCAGCAAATCGGCTATCTTCCCGAAGAAAGAGGCTTGTACAAATCGATGAAAGTAGGCGAGCAGTGTTTGTATTTGGCGCAATTGAAAGGTCTTTCTAAAAAAGAGGCTAAAATTCAGTTGGACTATTGGTTTGAGAAATTAGACATCAAAGGCTGGTGGAACAAGAAAATCGAGGAGTTGTCCAAAGGAATGGCGCAAAAGATTCAGTTTGTGGTGTGTGTGTTGCACCAACCCAAATTGTTGATTTTTGATGAGCCTTTTTCAGGTTTTGACCCTGTGAATGCGAATATTATCAAAGATGAGATTTTAGGATTAAAAGAAAAAGGTACGACCATCATTTTCTCTACCCATAGAATGGAAAGTGTAGAGGAATTGTGTGACCATATCGCTTTGATTCATAAATCGAATAAACTCATTGAGGGCAAATTGGAAGAAGTAAAGCGCCAATACCGCTCCAATAGTTTTGAAGTGGGGATTTTGACAGATAATGTAGAAGGCTTAATGTATGATTTGACGCAGAAGTTTACCGTAGGTCCAGCCAATTTCAAGTCATTGAATCAAGAATTGAAATTAGAAATTCAGCTAGGTACTGGGACACCCAACGAATTGTTGCAAGTCCTTACGCAACGTGGTCAAGTGACGCATTTTGTGGAAAAAATTCCAAGTGTGAACGATATCTTTATTAAAACTGTAACCGAGTAA